A window of Bacteroidota bacterium genomic DNA:
CTCATAGGATTGACCTGAAAGGAGAGTCTTTACGAAAAGATATTTTGAAGAATTTTGAATGATTTTTTTTAACATTGTATGTTCTTATAGAGTGGCACCATTAGACCGAAATGAGTGGCACGGTTACTCCGAAATACCCATTTGTTTGCAATTGCCCCTTTTATTGGACTTTTAAACTCCTTATTGCTAATTGCATTAAGAATTTTTTCTTGAACAAGTTGAATCTCGTCAAGCTGTCTTTTCGGTATCAAAACTAATTGATCGAAAGACGAATCTAAAAAATCTTTGTTTTTCATTACGATTAGATTTAAAATGAATTAAAATAAAAAACGCAATTTAAAACACTGTTTTTCAGTCGATTAGCAAATTTTTAAAATATTTTTAGGGTAGCCTAAAACAAAAAAAGTTTTAGGTTATGTCTTTGTGTAGATTGATAGAAATACTATCTATTTTTCTTAATAACATTCTCGACAGTACTTTTAAGATACTTATTAAAACTGCCATATCTGTCTGAAGAGTCATGCTGATCTTCATTGTCTAATACTTGCATCTCAGAACAAATAACACCAGTTATTGTATATCTGACATGATTGCTAATAGTAGGATGTTCTTCGTACAAAACATCATAAATAGCACAAATAACAGCATCTCTAAAGCTTAATGTTTCAGATTTATTAGATGGATTTTTAATTAAACTGCTTATCATTTCATCAAAGGTTGAGAATAATTCAACCCTAAACTCATTAGTCTTTTCAACATCTGATTCAGAAAGTTGTAATTGCTCCTCTTCCTCTTTTTCTTCATCATGTCCAACTAAAATATTAATTATTGGGTTCATGTTTATTTTTGTGAAATCAAGTTCAAAATTACCATCACCTTTTTCCTGAATACTATTTTCCAGTTCTTCTATTGGTAATTTGACTGAAGTTTTTATAAGTAGGTCTAGTATTTCTATCTCGTTAGGTGGTTTTTCTGTATTTTCATATAACGATATTTCAAATTCATCTTCACATACATCAATCTTTACTAGTTCTTCATTGAATGCAATAAAGTATGGAAGAGTTGCTTCTTCTTGTTCAAAGTCGATATTAACCTTTTTCAGTTTACCTTCATTCTCAATGAAATATTCAAATTTCTCAAAAGTTAATTCAGGAGACTGAAAGCGTAAACCATCTTTTTCACTAAAAGATGCTTTAGCAGGAGGAATTTTATCTACAATTTGCTGTATAATTTGCGGACGGAATGCCTTATTAACAGCTGAATTTAGTCCTTTCTCCAAAGCTTTTGCAATCAGTACTGGGATTATTGATATAAAAGTTGTGAGCTTATTTATTATTATTTTATAAACTAACGAATGCTCTTTTCCTTTTAGCATTACTCTTAAGTTCAATAGCAATAAAAGAAGAGACAATTTATTATATGTATTACTGAGTTGAAATTCTTCAAAATTGCTGCATAATATTACTTTATAAAAAGGAGAGTTCTTCTTATACAACTCTAACCTTGAATAAATACTCATTATTTGTTGTCTTGCAGGATTTTCCGGATTATCAATTTCTGTTATTACAGGTAACTTTTCTAACAATTCTTGTTCATAAACGATACTAGATTGTAATGTTTTCAAAACATCTTTAACATCAACATTTGTGTTATCTCCAATTGTCAACAATTGCTCAATACTTGAATAAAATTCAAACTCCTTGTCTGAAAATATTTCTAGATTTATTTTCTTTGTTTCATGCATAGCATCAAATTAATTTTTTATTAAAATAATATCTAACCAAATTATGAAGTTCTTTAAAATACAATTGCAAACCGTTTGGGCATTAATTCAAATTGTTAGCCCGTGACCTTGTCAAGGTAGAATTGACTAACGATTACAAAATTACTTAATTTGATTGAGATTCTATATTTCACGAGGATTTGAAATGAAGGGTTACGTTCGTTGTTTTGTGTGCAAAACTGTGTGTAAAACAAAAATAGGCTAAAGTTTCCAACAGCCTATCTCATTGATTTATATAGAGTTAATTAAAGAAAAAGCCTTGATTTCTCAAGGCTTTTAGCGGTCTGGACGGGATTCGAACCCGCGACCCCATGCGTGACAGGCATGTATTCTAACCAGCTGAACTACCAAACCATTATTTTCTGCTTCCTATTTAGCGTTTTAAATAGCGCTGCAAAAATAGATTAATTTTTAATCTCCAACAATTTTTTTAAAAATAAATTTATGCATTCATTTACAGTCTACTTGCATGATTCAGAGCAGCATTCTATTTTTGCTTTGTATTTAACCAGCCTATGAACTTATTAGAAAGCGACCTTTACCTGATTAGCCGGTTTGTTTTTGCCAATCCAAAAGAGGTTTTTGTATTGGATCCCGGCAATGTTTGTATTAGCAATGTAAAAACCGGATTGCATTTTGTACGACAGCGAAAAGAAGTAGAAAGCCTTGCCAAGCTCAATAAAAGCTACTTTTTGATCAATATTTCAGGAGCCAGCACTTTCAGTTTTCCAATTGATTTTTCAAAAGTTGAGGGACTTATCTCCTTCAATAAAAAAGTTGAAACATCAACCGACTTTTACCATACACAACTTCATTATCACACAGATGATAGTGGTCGATTGAAATGGATATTATCTGAGAAATACACCCGTGGTGATTTTTTATCTGATACAGACGAGAATAAAACACTGGTTGATGTAAATAATTTTTTCTCTGTATTTCCTTTTCTAATCAACTTTATTCGCCTGAAATTAGGCTTTATTGGAAGCGTTGCAAAAGGTCGAATGCAGGTGTTACTAAAAGAACGCTATTTATTCTCATTCCTTGAAAACAAGCAATATGAGAGTTTTTCAGTCAATATTCGACCTTCTTTTTCGAGTGGGGTTATTCTTGCAAAATATTATACCAATAATAAATGGATCTTTTCTGCTAAAAGAGGCTTTAATGTCAAAGGGAGAAAGAAGCTAGCCAACGAACACGCTATTCTTCAAAATCTAAATTCCAAAAGATTTGAACACCTTGAAGTTCCTGTTTCAAAAGAATACCCAGATGGCATGCTGCTGACTTACAAGTCAACTTTTAAACAAATGGGTTATTTTGGGATCCAAAAGCTAATTAACGAACGTTTTAATAAAGCTGTTTTTGAATATATTCAACTAAAGCAAGATGAGCAGGAAATCAAAAGCTTGATAAAAGATAGCCGAATACCCGAAATTCTTGATCATTTAAAAACAATAATCGAAAAAAAGAAGTTTCCCAGAGGACTTAGCATCATTAATTATGTCAAAGTATTTAAGGAATTGGTTCTTGTCCTGAATGGTCTTGACATGAAACAAACAGTGCCCACTTCACTAGTAAACGTGGACCTGACACCTTCAAATATTGCTTACACCAAAGAAAGAATACATCTCTTAAAATGGGAAAATGCAGATCCCAAATACCCCATACTATTCGATCTTTTTGAATATTCGTTTGCTTATATAGAAGATTTTGATTCCCCTGATATTGAATACCTTACAAATGATTTAGATGCATTACGAAATTCTGAACAAGTTGAAAAATTAATTGAAAAAACGGGATTGGATTTCAATTTGCAGCTTAGTCTATTCGCATTGCTTCGGTTTAGCCCAGAAATGCTCTTATTTTTGGATAAAGCAGTTTTGCCTCCTGAAAGGAATATTAAATTATATATTTGGGCAGCGTTCTTTGAAAACTTAAATGCTAAAAAAAACAGTCTTTTAATTAGCTAATATTTACTTGTAATCTTTCCCGGTTGCAACACTTATTAACCTATTGTTTATGAATTAAATTCCTTATAAAATGAGAATTAGACATATTTGCATTTTTCTTAGTAACTTGCATTGTTTAAGCTATTTTAGATAAAAAAGGAATTTTTATACTAGTTTAATTATTTGTTTTGAAAACTCCTGGTAACAATACTACTTCAAAAAGTATCAAATTAAAAATACAATACATGAGAAAGTTAATACTTGCACTATTTTTTGTTGGCTTTTTTGCTCTTGGCGCAAGCAGTCAAACAGTCGCAGAATTTAAATTTAACACCGCCTGCTTTGGCGACTCAACAACTCTCACCAGTCTGGCAACAAGTACAAACACAATACTCCAGCTAAACTGGGATATTGATAGTAATGGCTTATTTACAGATGATACAGGAGCCGTTGTAAAATGGCTATTTCCTGCTTACCAGTCATACACTGTTGGCTTACAGGTCATTACAAATGTTGACACCGTTGTTATTTATAAAACTGTTTTAACTCGTGCACAACCAACTGCTAACTTCAATATTGATTTTCCTAAACAATGTTTGAGTAGCAATTTCTTTACGTATACAAATGCATCCTCTTTGGCTTCAGGATCCATGACTTATTTTTGGGATTTGGGCAATGGTGTAACTTCTAATACAGCAACTGATACCAATTGCATCTATTTTTCTGCAGGCACATTTTCAGTCAAGTTAATTGCCACCTCAGATTCAGGATGTATGGATTCAATAACTCAAAATGCAGAAGTACTAACAGCATCAGTTGTTGATTTTATCGCCAACGACACCTCACAATGTTTGCTCGGTAATTCTTTTTTATTCACTGACAATTCGCTCATGTGCGATCCTGTTTTAAACTTTTCATGGGATTTAGATGGCGATGGTGTTTTTGGGGACTCCGTAAATCAAAGTCCATTAACCCATATTTTTACTACACCTGGGAACTACCAGATAGGATTTAAAGTAACAACAACACTTGGTGGTGTAGATTCCATCTATAAAACCATGTATGTATATGCCACACCAGCCTCCTCGTTTGCTTTCACAACCGATTCAGGCCAATGTCTAGCAGCTAACAGCTTTGCATTCAATAATACAACTGTTTTGGGAGGCCCTGGCAGTGTTTCGTATCTTTGGAATTATGGTGATGGTGACACTTCTACTGCTACCAATCCACCTGTTCATACATATCTGACACAAGCAGCTTTTCCTGTCAAACTTCTGGCAACCAGTGATATGGGCTGTATTGATTCAACAATCATGAATGCAAACATATATCCTCAACCAGTAGTTGATTTTATTTTTGCTGATAGTCTGGCATGTACTGCCGATACCTTTAAAATGACCAATAATTCTACTATCCCATCCCCATGGGTATTAACTTATAATTGGGACTTTGGAGATGCATCAACTGATACAGCTCAAAACCCATCACATAATTACATTGCCAGTGGCAATTATACTGTAAAATTGATTGCCGTATCAGATAGTGGATGTTCTGATTCCATTACGAAAATGGCTTATGTGTATGCCACTTCTGTTGCTCGATTTAACACAAACGACACTGATCAGTGTTTATCTGGAAACGCCTTTACATTTATCAATAATTCCATTAGCTGTTCTCCTGTTGTTTCTATTGAATGGGATTTTGATGGAGATAATATAGCTGATGCATTAGGCGATACGGTAAATTATTCATTTGTTACTTCAGGAATTTTTGCCATCGGAATGAGGCTTACCACAACTACGGATACCGATTCAATTTCAATGAATATGATGGTGTATCCGGATCCTGTTGCAGGATTTACTGTTAATGATTCAACTCAGGCTCTTGGAGGAAATAGTTTTATTTTCACAAATACATCCAGTATTACACCTCCTTCAGCTTTAACATATCTTTGGAATTTTGCCGATGGAGATACATCTTCTACTGCTAGTCCAACTCACAGTTATCTTGCTATTGGAACTTATCCTGTTAAACTCAATGTAGTTAGTGTCGATGGTTGTTCCGACTCCATAACAAGTAATATGTATGTAAACTCACCACTAAATTTAGGCTTTATTTCTTTTGAAGTTTGCGATGGAGATTCTATGATATTTGTGGATACAACCATCAGTGGAAGCCCAATTCTTTCAATTGATTGGGACATGAATAACGACAATGTATTTACCAATGCCACAGGGCCAATTGTAAAATATTTATTCCCTTCTTTTGGAATTTACAATGTAGGAATGATGATAACCACCGCTTCTTCAGTGGATACTATATATAAAAGTGTTACCGTAAATGAAATACCTATTGTTGACTTCTCCTTTACTGAAGCATGTCAGGGAGTTGCCACTTCTTTGCTTGATCAATCTACTATTGTAAAAGATACCATTGTCAAGTATTATTGGGATTTTGATAACGATGGAAATCCAGATGATAGCAACACTAACGCGATTACTAATTTTGCTGTTGCCGGTACCATTTTAGTAGGTCATGCAGTGGTTACTAACAAAGGATGTTTTGATTTTGTTGTAAAGCCCGTTAAAGTTAATTTCCAACCAAGTGCAGATTTCAGCTTTTCTGATAATTGCATTGGAGACTCGACCTTGTTTACCAATAACACTGTGATACTCAATGACACTGTGATCAATTATCTATGGGATTATGGAGATGGAACAGACGCCATTATTAAAGACAACCACAGACATTACTATGCGCTGGATGGAACTTATGCAGTCCGATTAATTACCCTTTCAAACAAAGCTTGTCGCGACACTGTTACCAAAAGTGTAACTATACATCCTTCACCTGCTTTAAATTTACTTTTCAGTGGAGATACTACTTTTTATAGTGGTTCAAGCGTAACCATTACAGCCGGACCAGGCCCATACGATAGTATTTTCTGGTCAACAGGACAAACATCTGCAGCCATCATTGCAAATTCTGCTGGAGTTCATACAGTTCGTGTAGTAGATACGAATAACTGTTCAGCCGAAGATTCTACATTGATAAGTCTTATCAATGTCACAGAGTTCAAAGCCAACGAAGTGTTAACACCGAATGGAGATAATATCAATGATTTGTGGATCATATACGATTTGCCTTTTTATGCACCTGTTGAGGTTAACATTTACAACAGATGGGGTGACGTAATGTATAGCAGCACCAATTACCAAAATGATTGGGATGCTACTTTCAATGGTCAAAAACTTCCTGAAGGCACCTATTATTATATCATTAGAACAAAAATTGACGATGTTCAAAAAGGAAGTTTAAACATCATTCGATAGTCAATATTCAAAATATTTGTAAGAACCTAAATTCTCAATACATGAAAAAGCACGGAATTCTGATCGCACTAATAATTGGCATGAGCATTTCTGTTTATGCCCAGAAATTACCGCTTAACAATCAATATTTGATTAATAAATATTCCCTCAATCCATCCTATGCTGGCTTGGAATCAGGAATAAATGCATTTGCCGGTTATAGAAATCAGTGGGTTGGTGTAGAAGGTACACCTATAACAAAAATGTTTTCAGCTCACTCCGCCTTAGGAAATAAGATTGCCATTGGTGGGGAAATAATCTCTGATCAGGAAGGCATGTTTACCCGACTATATGCAGGGCTTACATATGCCTATCAGCTAAAAGTTGCTGATGAGCATATCATTTCTTTCGGACTTTCAGGCCGTTTATATGAACACAGCATTAATCTTAATGATGTGGTAATTGACAATCCACTTGATCCGGTTTTAGACAATCGTGTTACACAAAACGAAACAGTTTTGAATGCAGGTGCATCTGTCCTTTATAATTTTAAAGGTTTGTATGTTGGATTTAATGCTCCTTATTTATTAAACAACAGAAGTAGGTTCAATTCTGAGAATAATATTGACGAATATTTATTGAGAAGACATTATGTGGGACATGCCTCTTACGACATCACCATTACCGATGACTTTAAAATTGAACCATTTGGAATTGTGCGTTTTACTGAATATGCTCCTGTTAATTTCGAATTTGCTTCTCTTTTTAAATACAAAGAACAAGTTTGGCTTGGAGCCTCTTATCGTAGAGAAGGTAACATTGGACTGAGTGCGGGATTCAATGTCAATAAAAAAATGGCTCTTAATTATACCTATGAAATGATGGGAAAAGGTATGACAGCTCAATCCGATGGAACACATGAGTTTACATTGGGATTGTTTTTAGGAAGAGGAATCAAGAAAATCAAAGAAAACCAACTTGCTCTTACCGAAAAGTCTGACTCACTTGCATCAGAATCGAAAAAATTGAAAGATGAATTGGTAGAAGAGCAGAAAGCTGCCGCAGCAGAAAGAGCCAAGGCAATTGCAAAAATTGATCAATTACAGCAACGCTTAAGCGATGCAGAGCTGGAAATGGCCAATATTAAGAACTATACTGAAGAGCAAAAAGCTGCCAAAGAAAAGGAAATTGATGAGGAAATTTTAGATATTGAAAAGCAATTGCAGGAAGTTGGCGGACAATTCTTTGTTGTCGTAGAAGCGTTTAAGATTCCTGAAAATGCCGAAAAATCTATCGAAATTTGGCGTATTAAAGGTCTTGAAGTAAAAATGATTTATAATGAGGTCAGAGACTTCTATTATATATATGTAGGAAAGTACCCAACCTATAACGATGCATTACGTGTAAAGAGTACACTGAAAGATAATGCGGTGTTTGGTTGGATATATTTGTGGAAAAATTCAAAATAATAATTCATGAAGAAATTCTTCGGAATTACTCTTCTATTATTGCTGATCATTAATTTGCAAGCACAGGAACTTGCTCCTGTTGTTATAGCATCGGCAGGGAGAGATGTATCTAATGGAGAAAAACGTCTTGCTTTTACAGTTGGAGAATTAGTCGTTTCTACTGAAAGTAACGGCAATTATACACTCACACAAGGCTTTCATCAGCCTCCAAGTTTGTATTTCACCAGTGTTAATACAACTATTGATGCCGAAATCAGCATTAATGTTTTTCCCAATCCAACCAGGGATATTGTAAACATTAGTATACGTAGCGACAATTTAAGTGAGCAATGTCAGGTAGACTTATATAATTTATATGGGCAAAAGCTAAGTCCATCATTGAAACGTTTTTCAACAACTGATGGGGAAAATATATCAATTGATTTATCAAGTGAAGCACATGGAGCTTATTTTATTCGAATCCATGATCCAGTTTCTCAGAAGCACTTCACTGATTTCAAAGTAATTAAGATTAGATAATTTTTAAAGAATTATACGATGAAAATAAACGTACAAACCAGCGTACATAAAATAGTGATCCTCTTTATTCTGAGTGTCATGTCTTTTGGACTATTAGCACAATCAATTCCAAAAGGTTTTAATTATCAAGCAGTAGCAAGAGATAACGATGGCCGAGCTATCGTTAATAAAAATCTGGTTGTAGAAGTTTCAATCCGATCAGGATCTGCCTCAGGTATTATCGAATGGCAGGAAGGACACAATGTAAGAACAAATGATTATGGTCTTTTCAACCTTATTATTGGCAATGGTGTTACAACTGGAAGCGGTTTGCTATCAAGCTTTAAAAACATTCCTTGGGGATCCAATTCCTATTTTCTGGAAGTGCGGGTTGACTTTGGCAATGGCTTGATAAACATGGGTACAACAAAATTTTTATCGGTGCCTTATGCGCTTTTTGCTGATTCTGTTAAAAATTATCCCCAACCAAGTGTGCTCAGTCTGGACACATTAAAAGCTTTGGAAATTCAAGCTAATAGTTTGAAACTAAAAACAGGTGCAGCAAATGGAGCTGTATTGATTTCTGATTCTTTTGGAAATTCAAGTTGGCAAATTGCTGGTGGCGATGTAAATGGAAATTACGCTAACCTAACTGTAGTTGGTATTCAGGGAAATCCTGTTTCAGCTGGTGTGCCAATTAATGGCCAAATTTTAAAATGGAATAGCCTGAGCAGTTCATGGGAAATAGCAAGCGATAATGTGGGAATTACTTCAATTAGCGGTGGTGCTGGCATTACAGTAAGTGGGACAAATATTGATGCAGATTCAAACAAAGCAATTTGGAATGCCAATCAATTACAGGGTTCTATGCTAACAAATATAGCTCCCAGCGCAGATGGGCAAGTTTTAAAATGGAATACCTTAACCTCTACATGGGAATTGGGTGTCGATAACAATACAGCAACCATTTATAATGCTGGAAGCGGTATGACACTTAATGGCTCAACTTTTAATGCTGATAGTAATCGTGCTTTATGGAATGCAAATCAATTATATGGTACCGCTATCACAAGCACACTGGCTCCTGCAGATGGCGAAATTCTCAAATGGAATGGAACATCAAATCAGTGGGAAGCTGCTACTGATGGAGGAAATACCTATACATCAGGAACAGGAATCACCATTACAGGAACAACTATTGATGCGAATGCTTCTACTTCCATGTGGAATGCAAATCAAATTAGTGGAACAGCTGTAGCCGGATCTATTAGCCCTGCTGATGGAGAAATTCTAAAATGGAATGGGACATCCAATCAATGGGAAGTAGCTGCAGATGCAGGAACTACCTATACAGGTGGTTCAGGAATTGATATTACAGGAACAACAATAGATGCAGACACCGCAGCCCCAAAATGGAATGCTAATTTACTATATGGTACTGCTATTTCAAACACCTTAACTCCTGCAAGTGGTGATGTTCTCAAGTATATTGGTACAGAATGGGTCGCTTCAACAGATAATGTTAATGCCTATGTTGGAGGAACAGGAATTACATTAACTGGATTAACTATAGATGCCGATAATGAAACAGCTTTATGGAATGCTCGCAAACTTCAAAGCGTTAGCATTTCATCTGCAACTCCCGGAAACAATCAGGTTTTATTATTTGACTCAACAGCAGGTGTTTGGAAACCTGCAACTTTTGCAGTTACAGGTGCAACAACTTTTGTTTCCGGTGCTGGAATGAATATTAGTCAGACGGGTTCCACAGTAACTTTTACCAATACTGGTGATACCAATAGCACTGACGATATTACAAACTCAACTGCAGCTGGTGGAGACCTTTCAGGTACTTATCCAAATCCATCAGTCATTGGCTTGCAAGGACAAACTCTTACTGCAACAGCACCTTCTATTGATGGGCAAATTCTTAAATGGAATAATATAACCAGCACCTGGGAATTGGGTGTTGATAATAATACAGGAACAACATACACCGCTGGTAATGGAATTGATATTACGGGCACAACTGTTAGTACTGTTATATCTTCCAACAGTGGTTTAGCATTTAATGCTGCTGAATTAGAAGTAAATCCAGGTACTGGCTTATCACTAAGCGGAGGATTACTGAATGCACAAACAACCATTGCTCAGTGGAATGCTAACCAACTTTATGGAACTGCTGTTTCAAGTGGTCTTGCTCCATCTGCAGATCAGGTGCTAACGTGGAATGGAACTTCCAGTCAGTGGGAAGCAGCTACTGCCAGTGGTGCTACTTACTCAGCTGGTGCTGGAATGACGCTTACTGGTACTACTTTCGATGCAGATAGTAACAGAGCAATTTGGAATGCAAACCAATTATATGGAACTGCTGTTTCAAATACATTAAGCCCCGCAGCTGGTCAAGTTTTAACATGGAATGGAATTTCCAATCAATGGGAAGCTACTACAGCTAGTGGAGCTACTTATTCAGCAGGATCAGGAATGACGCTGAACGGAACTACTTTCGATGCAGATAGTAACCGAGCAATTTGGAACGCAAACCAACTTTATGGAACCGCTGTTTCAAATACTTTAAGCCCTGCAGCTGGACAAGTATTAACTTGGAATGGAACATCCAGTCAATGGGAAGCGACTACTGCCAGTGGATCTACTTATACAGCAGGATCAGGAATGACACTGAATGGAACCATTTTCGATGCGGATAGTAACCGAGCAATTTGGAATGCAAACCAATTATACGGAACCGCTGTTTCAAATGCCTTAAGCCCTACAGCTGGACAAATATTAACTTGGAATGGAACATCCAGCCAATGGGAAGCCGCTACAGCAAGTGGATCTACTTATTTAGCTGGATCAGGGATGACACTTACAGGAAATACTTTCCATGCCGATAGCAATAGAGCTATTTGGAATGCAAATAGTTTGTATGGAACAAGCATTGATCCTTCTTTAACACCTTCAGATGGGCAGGTATTGAAATGGAGTAATACGAATTCTCGATGGGAAGCAACAGCTGATGCTGTAAACACTTATACTGCTGGAAATGGTATCAATATTTCAGGAACAACCATAGCAACTGCCCTTTCATCAAACTCAGGATTGGCTTATAATGCAGGTGAACTGGAAGTGAATCCAGGCACTGGTTTAACGCTTAGTGGTGGACTTCTGAATGCACAAACAACCATTGCTCAGTGGAATGCAAATCAAATATATGGTACAGCGGTTTCCAATTCATTAACTCCTACAAATGGAGATATCCTTAAATGGAATGGAACAAGTAGTCAGTGGGAAATTGGAACCGATAATGCAGGTTCAACCTACACAGGAGGTACAGGAAT
This region includes:
- a CDS encoding T9SS type A sorting domain-containing protein, which codes for MKKFFGITLLLLLIINLQAQELAPVVIASAGRDVSNGEKRLAFTVGELVVSTESNGNYTLTQGFHQPPSLYFTSVNTTIDAEISINVFPNPTRDIVNISIRSDNLSEQCQVDLYNLYGQKLSPSLKRFSTTDGENISIDLSSEAHGAYFIRIHDPVSQKHFTDFKVIKIR
- a CDS encoding PKD domain-containing protein, with amino-acid sequence MRKLILALFFVGFFALGASSQTVAEFKFNTACFGDSTTLTSLATSTNTILQLNWDIDSNGLFTDDTGAVVKWLFPAYQSYTVGLQVITNVDTVVIYKTVLTRAQPTANFNIDFPKQCLSSNFFTYTNASSLASGSMTYFWDLGNGVTSNTATDTNCIYFSAGTFSVKLIATSDSGCMDSITQNAEVLTASVVDFIANDTSQCLLGNSFLFTDNSLMCDPVLNFSWDLDGDGVFGDSVNQSPLTHIFTTPGNYQIGFKVTTTLGGVDSIYKTMYVYATPASSFAFTTDSGQCLAANSFAFNNTTVLGGPGSVSYLWNYGDGDTSTATNPPVHTYLTQAAFPVKLLATSDMGCIDSTIMNANIYPQPVVDFIFADSLACTADTFKMTNNSTIPSPWVLTYNWDFGDASTDTAQNPSHNYIASGNYTVKLIAVSDSGCSDSITKMAYVYATSVARFNTNDTDQCLSGNAFTFINNSISCSPVVSIEWDFDGDNIADALGDTVNYSFVTSGIFAIGMRLTTTTDTDSISMNMMVYPDPVAGFTVNDSTQALGGNSFIFTNTSSITPPSALTYLWNFADGDTSSTASPTHSYLAIGTYPVKLNVVSVDGCSDSITSNMYVNSPLNLGFISFEVCDGDSMIFVDTTISGSPILSIDWDMNNDNVFTNATGPIVKYLFPSFGIYNVGMMITTASSVDTIYKSVTVNEIPIVDFSFTEACQGVATSLLDQSTIVKDTIVKYYWDFDNDGNPDDSNTNAITNFAVAGTILVGHAVVTNKGCFDFVVKPVKVNFQPSADFSFSDNCIGDSTLFTNNTVILNDTVINYLWDYGDGTDAIIKDNHRHYYALDGTYAVRLITLSNKACRDTVTKSVTIHPSPALNLLFSGDTTFYSGSSVTITAGPGPYDSIFWSTGQTSAAIIANSAGVHTVRVVDTNNCSAEDSTLISLINVTEFKANEVLTPNGDNINDLWIIYDLPFYAPVEVNIYNRWGDVMYSSTNYQNDWDATFNGQKLPEGTYYYIIRTKIDDVQKGSLNIIR
- a CDS encoding PorP/SprF family type IX secretion system membrane protein, yielding MKKHGILIALIIGMSISVYAQKLPLNNQYLINKYSLNPSYAGLESGINAFAGYRNQWVGVEGTPITKMFSAHSALGNKIAIGGEIISDQEGMFTRLYAGLTYAYQLKVADEHIISFGLSGRLYEHSINLNDVVIDNPLDPVLDNRVTQNETVLNAGASVLYNFKGLYVGFNAPYLLNNRSRFNSENNIDEYLLRRHYVGHASYDITITDDFKIEPFGIVRFTEYAPVNFEFASLFKYKEQVWLGASYRREGNIGLSAGFNVNKKMALNYTYEMMGKGMTAQSDGTHEFTLGLFLGRGIKKIKENQLALTEKSDSLASESKKLKDELVEEQKAAAAERAKAIAKIDQLQQRLSDAELEMANIKNYTEEQKAAKEKEIDEEILDIEKQLQEVGGQFFVVVEAFKIPENAEKSIEIWRIKGLEVKMIYNEVRDFYYIYVGKYPTYNDALRVKSTLKDNAVFGWIYLWKNSK